CTTGGGCTCGGTGCCCGAATAGCGCACGAGCTGGCGCCCTTCCTGCCCGAACTCCTCATCCAGACGCTTCATCGCCTCACTGAGAGCTGGACATTCCTCCAAGGGGATTTTCTCGGCCACGCGCAGGTTCTTAGTCGCCTGCGGGAAAAGCTCAACCTCCTGCCGCAGCGCGGACAGGGGCTTACCGGTACGCAGCATAACGGCAATCAGACGGACGGCAGCCAGCAGGCCGTCTCCAGCCACGGAGATATCGCGCTGGATGATGTGGCCGGAGTTTTCGCCGCCGAGATTGCACCCAAGAGCGCGCATGCGCAGCAGGACATTGCGGTCCCCTACCGCGACGCGTTCGACGCGGCCACCGGCCTTTGAGAGGGTTTTATCCAGCCCAAAATTACTCTGCACGGTGGCGACGAGCGTATTGTGAACCAAAGTCCCCTCCCGCAAAGCAGCCAAAGCGAGAATCCCCAGTAACTGGTCCCCATCAACGACAGAGCCAGTCTCATCGCAGACCACCAGGCGGTCGCCATCGCCATCATGAGCGATCCCCAGACGGGCTTTTTCGCGGCGCACGGCCTCGGCCAGCTTATCCGGGTGCTCACTGCCGACACCGGCATTGATATTCGTACCGTCGGGGCTGTCCCCGATGGAAACGAGCTCCGCGCCAAAGTGCCGAAGCACAGCCGGACTGGTCTCGGCGGTGGCGCCATTAGCCGTATCCAGCACGATCTTCCAGTCCCGAATACAGTGCTGGTGGAGCTGGGACTTCAGGGTGTTGATGTAGACACCCTGGCCGTCGTAGGGATAGCCACAGGTAAAAATGTTCGCGTCTTCGGGCTTGGAGGTCTGCTCCGCGATAAAGCCCTCGATCTCGGCCTCAGCCTCGACGGAGAACTTCAGCCCGCGGTTATCAAAAAGCTTTATCCCATTGTCGGTCGCGGGGTTATGGGAGGCGGTAATGGCCACACCCAGGTCAGCCTGCAAGTCGCGCACAACCTGCGAAACAGCCGGCGTCGGGACCACACCCAGCAGCATGACATGGATGCCGTTGGTGCATAAACCGCCGCAAAGGCCTGCTTCAATCTCCTCGCCCGAGGCGCGGGTATCGCGCCCGATGACGATGGTGATCGGCTTCGACGGGTTATGCTTCTGCAGAAAATGCGCCAGCGCGAAGCCACACTGATGGACGAAAACGTCGTTGAGGACGGGGCCACCCCAGGCGCCCCGTATGCCGTCGGTTCCAAAGTAGCGTAATTTCATCCCAAGTCCTCCTTGAAGCGTATTAACCATTGTCGGAACCCCCCTCCTGTTATTTGTGTGAATGCTCGTTGAACCCCGGCCTGCGGCGTCTCCGCCCGACCAGCGACCCAAAGCGCGACCCCTGCGTTCAGGGCGACGGTCTCCGTCAGCCCGGTAACGGTCTTGCCTTCGGCAATTTCCTCCAGGATCTCACGGTTGCGGGCGAGATCGCCCCCCTTCAGATCCTCCATTTCGCAGGGTTTAAAATCAAAAGTCTCCGGCAGCCACTCATCACTGAGTCCGGCCAGTTCGCCTGCCCCGGCGACAATATTACGTGAGGCCGTGGACATCTCATCCAGCGCACCGCCGCTAAAGGGCTCACCGTAGACAACCAGCGCGCGCTGGACTCCCAGCTCCTTAAAGGCTCCCGCCAGCGGCTCCACCCACTCGCGGGCATAGACGCCCATCACCTGATAAGGCGGGCGAGCCGGGTTGATCATAGGCCCGAGGATGTTAAAGACGGTGCGTTTCCCCTCGGCGGCGAGTGCCTTGCGGACCGGCACCACATGCGCAAAGGCCGGATGAAAACCCGGGGCGAAGAGGAAAGTCAGGTTATGCTTTTCCAGAAGAGCACGGAGCGTGGCATTGTCACCCTCCAGCGGAAAGCCCAGGTCGGCAAAAAGGTCCGCGCTGCCGCACTTGGACGTCACCGAGCGGTTACCATGTTTAACCACCGGTACGCCCATACTGGCCACGAGCATCGCGCTCATGCTGGAGATGTTAGCCGTCCCGGCCTTGTCACCACCTGTACCGACAATATCGACCGCCTCAGCGGCCAGGGGGCCTAACTCCGGGTCGCGGGCAAGCTCCCGAAAGGTCTTGGCAAAGGCCGCCACTTCCTGGGCAGTTTCACCTTTTTCATGCAGGGCGAGCAGGAAATCCTGCCGCTCATCGAGCGAGCCATCGCCGGCCGCCAACAGCCGAGCGGCTGATGCGGCTTGTTCCGCGTCCAGGCTTTCGCCATGGCGCAGCCCCTGCGTTAATTCTGCGAGATAGCAGCCCCCCATAGTATCAATTCCTTATGATATACCCGTCAGTGTCCACCCCAAATTTTGGTTTGAGGCAAACCCACCCACCTGCCATAGGCTTGGAGTATGCTGAGAATCCTGCCGGTCCTCCTCCTACTCTCACTGATGCCGAGCTCTTTCCTGCGGGGCCAGGATTCAGCCCCCAACGCCGATGAAATAAAGGAAGCGCAATCCTCGACCCCGGTTCAACCCAGTCCTCAGGCCGCTAACCTCAGCTATACCGACGGGCTGATTTTGGGCGTCGTCGAGGGTGTCACGGAATATTTACCTATTTCTTCCACCGGTCACCTGATTCTGACCAACCGCCTGCTCGGTCTCGATGCTCCGACGCCGTTGCTCGACAAAGAGGGCAACCTCATCCCCGGCAAGGAAATCGACCCGCTGACCGACCAGCCCCGACCCTTTACGCTCGAAGAAGCCGCCAACGCCTACGCCATCATCATTCAGGGCGGGGCCATCATTGCTGTCGCCCTCATCTACTGGAAACGCCTTTGGGGCATCGTGATGGGGATTTTCGGGAAAAACAAAAACGGCCTCCTGCTGCTGCGTAATCTGATGGCAGGCTTCCTGCCAGCCGCC
This genomic interval from Ruficoccus sp. ZRK36 contains the following:
- the glmM gene encoding phosphoglucosamine mutase, translating into MKLRYFGTDGIRGAWGGPVLNDVFVHQCGFALAHFLQKHNPSKPITIVIGRDTRASGEEIEAGLCGGLCTNGIHVMLLGVVPTPAVSQVVRDLQADLGVAITASHNPATDNGIKLFDNRGLKFSVEAEAEIEGFIAEQTSKPEDANIFTCGYPYDGQGVYINTLKSQLHQHCIRDWKIVLDTANGATAETSPAVLRHFGAELVSIGDSPDGTNINAGVGSEHPDKLAEAVRREKARLGIAHDGDGDRLVVCDETGSVVDGDQLLGILALAALREGTLVHNTLVATVQSNFGLDKTLSKAGGRVERVAVGDRNVLLRMRALGCNLGGENSGHIIQRDISVAGDGLLAAVRLIAVMLRTGKPLSALRQEVELFPQATKNLRVAEKIPLEECPALSEAMKRLDEEFGQEGRQLVRYSGTEPKLRLLVEAADEASSQKGLELLIEAAKTDLEVIE
- the trpD gene encoding anthranilate phosphoribosyltransferase, producing the protein MGGCYLAELTQGLRHGESLDAEQAASAARLLAAGDGSLDERQDFLLALHEKGETAQEVAAFAKTFRELARDPELGPLAAEAVDIVGTGGDKAGTANISSMSAMLVASMGVPVVKHGNRSVTSKCGSADLFADLGFPLEGDNATLRALLEKHNLTFLFAPGFHPAFAHVVPVRKALAAEGKRTVFNILGPMINPARPPYQVMGVYAREWVEPLAGAFKELGVQRALVVYGEPFSGGALDEMSTASRNIVAGAGELAGLSDEWLPETFDFKPCEMEDLKGGDLARNREILEEIAEGKTVTGLTETVALNAGVALWVAGRAETPQAGVQRAFTQITGGGFRQWLIRFKEDLG